The Candidatus Cloacimonadota bacterium genomic interval CACATTCGATTCGAGAACCACGATAGAATTGTCCCAAAGTCGGCGAAGCTCTGTTTCAGTTGGTTGATAATATCCTGGAAAACTGTTTTTCATTTAAAAATCTCCAGTTTAAATTTCTTTTTGTTATTTTACACAATCAGTTTTTCCTAAAAAATAAACACCTTACCGATTGTGTCCAGCAATTCACATAAAAAACGTAATATTTGCAGTTTTTGGCTTGTTTGCAATATTCGCCAATTGTATTTTTTCTCCAGTAATAGCGAAAAATTCGCATTTCATTTTTCATTTTATTGACAGCAAAATTCATCGCTTAGCAAACTCAATCGGTGTTATGGAAAATGTCGAAAATATTTCAAAAGAAGAATTGATTGAAGATGTAAAAAAAGGGAACATACCCGAACATGTGGCAATTATTATGGATGGGAATGGCAGATGGGCGAAACAACACAATCTTCCTCGTATAAAGGGGCACATGGAAGGAGTGGAAACTGTTCGCCGAATATTGAATACCGCAGGGCATCTTGAAATAAAACATTTAACTCTTTATGCATTTTCTACTGAAAATTGGAGGCGTCCCCAAAAAGAAGCCAATTTCGTAATCAATCTTATCCAAAACACTTTGATGAAAGAAATTGAAGAACTGAACAAAAATAATGTAATTGTTCATTTCATCGGTTCTACAAAAGGACTCGGAAAATCATTTCAAAACAAAATCAAACGTGCT includes:
- a CDS encoding isoprenyl transferase, which gives rise to MENVENISKEELIEDVKKGNIPEHVAIIMDGNGRWAKQHNLPRIKGHMEGVETVRRILNTAGHLEIKHLTLYAFSTENWRRPQKEANFVINLIQNTLMKEIEELNKNNVIVHFIGSTKGLGKSFQNKIKRAYEITKNNTGLNLILAVNYGGRNEIIEALNRILEEKIDKITETEFSKYLYTNKFPDPELILRTSGEIRLSNFLTWQSAYSEFWFTETLWPDFSSEEFLTAIIDFQNRQRRFGGIKKQTWL